The Caballeronia sp. NK8 genome includes a window with the following:
- a CDS encoding glutamate cyclase domain-containing protein: protein MTDSNFGAIDERLDSLVSLDLGGRGVEQLYAAARERQGGPLVGAAADALAAIPEKANVFVTTGSVSRAWISPSIGENDGPAGLAAVVRALSLSKKALCITFVEQTLIETTSAILTTAGLTVLPYEQAKIARDDGSLAVVCVEPFPLDEAGAKDVSKQLIEKYRPALFFSTERVGRNVDGIYCSMRGIDYGMGRARIDFLFDEAIAQGIPTVAVGDGGNEIGMGVVAEAVQEFVKFGDKRPDGSAGIGAVTGTDVLVTAACSNWGCYAIAGAFAARMGKASLAHSPASEVALLRRGVDVGLINSVANVIDGNVDGIPEATHIAVVQLISTVISPAFK, encoded by the coding sequence ATGACCGACTCCAATTTCGGCGCAATTGACGAGCGTCTCGATTCGCTCGTCTCCCTAGACTTGGGTGGCCGTGGCGTAGAGCAACTGTACGCTGCGGCTCGCGAGCGTCAAGGTGGGCCGCTGGTGGGCGCCGCCGCCGATGCGCTCGCGGCTATCCCCGAGAAAGCCAACGTCTTCGTCACGACGGGCTCCGTATCCAGAGCATGGATTTCGCCGTCAATCGGCGAGAATGACGGTCCCGCAGGCCTTGCTGCGGTTGTTCGTGCTCTCTCGCTTTCCAAGAAAGCGCTGTGCATTACCTTCGTAGAGCAGACGCTCATCGAAACGACCTCAGCGATTCTGACGACTGCCGGGCTGACTGTGCTTCCATATGAGCAAGCAAAGATTGCCCGAGATGATGGAAGTCTCGCAGTTGTCTGCGTCGAACCGTTTCCGCTCGATGAAGCTGGCGCCAAGGACGTATCAAAGCAGCTCATCGAAAAGTACCGCCCCGCGCTGTTCTTCTCGACCGAACGCGTTGGCCGGAATGTTGACGGCATCTACTGCAGTATGCGCGGCATCGACTACGGTATGGGACGCGCCCGCATCGACTTCCTGTTCGATGAAGCCATCGCACAAGGTATTCCGACCGTTGCGGTCGGCGATGGTGGTAACGAAATTGGGATGGGCGTTGTGGCCGAGGCGGTGCAGGAGTTCGTCAAGTTCGGTGATAAACGTCCAGATGGCAGCGCCGGCATCGGCGCCGTAACCGGCACAGACGTCTTGGTGACCGCTGCGTGTTCGAACTGGGGCTGCTACGCAATCGCTGGGGCATTCGCGGCGCGAATGGGCAAGGCGTCACTAGCACATAGTCCCGCGTCGGAAGTTGCCTTGCTCAGACGTGGTGTTGATGTCGGACTTATCAACTCGGTCGCAAACGTAATCGACGGCAACGTCGACGGAATCCCTGAGGCAACTCATATCGCCGTAGTCCAGCTCATCTCGACCGTCATTTCTCCCGCCTTCAAGTAA
- a CDS encoding LysR family transcriptional regulator translates to MLNLSRLRLLHELSVLGTISAVANAVHLTRPAVSQQLAQLEDELDTVLIERSGRGVQLTPAGRRLVARATDLFQLVEEIEAEVAAANVEVSGEVRMSAFGSLASSVVPLAVQHLLEQHPQLNVIFTELEPSEGLRAAAAKQTDLAIVDDLVSAEALANVLEFRPLCIDHFDAVVAAGHKLAGRKSIHLADLAHERWALNQSAATYHTFLLNACYADGFTPRVTTSSRNMAVTLEMVRTGGAVAVLPRLGLRQAEKDPDFSVLPIDPVLNRRVFVALSKGTAKRPAVAAVLDALIFCAKAL, encoded by the coding sequence ATGCTGAACTTGAGTCGACTCCGGCTGCTCCACGAGTTATCGGTCCTGGGAACAATCTCCGCCGTGGCGAATGCCGTCCATCTGACCCGTCCGGCGGTGTCCCAGCAGCTTGCGCAGCTTGAAGACGAGTTAGACACGGTGCTTATCGAGCGCTCCGGGAGAGGGGTGCAGCTAACACCGGCGGGCCGGCGGCTCGTGGCAAGAGCCACTGACTTATTTCAGCTTGTTGAGGAGATTGAGGCAGAGGTCGCGGCGGCGAATGTGGAGGTGAGCGGCGAGGTCCGGATGTCTGCATTTGGCTCTCTGGCCAGCAGTGTCGTCCCGCTCGCCGTCCAGCACTTGCTGGAGCAACATCCGCAGCTGAACGTCATTTTCACCGAGCTCGAACCATCGGAAGGACTGCGAGCAGCGGCGGCCAAGCAAACGGACCTGGCCATCGTTGATGACCTAGTGAGCGCCGAAGCATTGGCGAATGTCTTGGAATTCCGTCCGCTTTGCATAGACCATTTCGACGCTGTCGTAGCTGCCGGTCATAAACTTGCGGGACGGAAGTCTATACACCTAGCGGACCTTGCTCACGAACGATGGGCCCTCAATCAGTCTGCTGCGACGTATCACACGTTCCTCCTGAACGCGTGTTACGCCGATGGCTTCACTCCGCGGGTGACCACCAGCAGCCGGAATATGGCGGTAACACTAGAGATGGTTCGGACAGGCGGTGCCGTAGCGGTGTTGCCGCGACTGGGCCTCCGGCAAGCGGAGAAGGACCCGGATTTCTCGGTTTTGCCGATTGACCCAGTCTTGAATCGTCGCGTTTTCGTGGCTCTGTCGAAAGGCACTGCAAAACGGCCTGCAGTCGCCGCGGTGCTCGACGCGCTCATTTTCTGCGCCAAAGCACTCTAA
- a CDS encoding MFS transporter → MNHNDRYTASQDAARTEAAPRSSMMKVAAASMAGATLEWHDFTLYNAMAALVFNHLFFPLFDPIVGTILAFSTYAVGYLSRPVGGIVFGWAGDEYGRKKVLLITLLMMGLSSLAIGLLPTYEDIRIAAPLFLVALRFFQGMALGGDWAAAVLLSSEHGNQRKRGLNGSFAQIGPAAGTLLATGTLWVTTTAIPSQEFGSWGWRIPFVLSVVLVGAGVWVRRAISETPDFERLQAKQQRASTPIRDIFRLHLRSLIVAGGVRIGSDVLYSLEDVARQAGVGAGTLYRHFPTREALLESVYRAEVEKLAAEERRLTESLPALDALRAWMLLFVDYIATKKIIAPALNSIVGGTPTKLFEYSGNLIKGAIRTLVSRAMESGDIRPDLEPLDLLRALVGVSNVASAPDWQQSARRLVDILLLGSKPTD, encoded by the coding sequence ATGAATCACAACGACCGTTACACAGCTAGCCAAGATGCAGCGCGAACTGAGGCGGCACCTCGTTCTTCCATGATGAAGGTGGCGGCCGCCAGTATGGCGGGTGCCACCTTGGAATGGCACGACTTCACGTTGTACAACGCGATGGCAGCGCTGGTTTTCAACCATCTGTTTTTCCCATTGTTCGACCCTATCGTTGGGACCATACTGGCCTTCTCCACGTACGCGGTCGGATATCTTTCAAGACCCGTCGGAGGCATCGTCTTCGGATGGGCGGGCGACGAGTATGGGCGCAAGAAGGTGCTGCTGATTACGCTGCTGATGATGGGACTGTCCAGTCTTGCCATCGGGTTGCTCCCGACGTACGAAGACATCCGTATTGCGGCACCTCTTTTTCTGGTTGCCCTTCGCTTCTTTCAAGGCATGGCGCTGGGAGGAGACTGGGCTGCTGCTGTGCTGTTGTCCTCCGAGCACGGGAATCAGAGAAAACGCGGTCTCAATGGCTCATTTGCACAAATTGGTCCAGCTGCAGGGACCTTGCTAGCAACGGGCACGTTGTGGGTCACGACGACTGCGATTCCATCACAGGAGTTCGGGTCTTGGGGCTGGCGTATTCCCTTTGTGCTCAGCGTCGTGCTCGTTGGGGCCGGCGTATGGGTTCGGCGCGCCATTAGCGAAACTCCTGATTTCGAACGCTTGCAGGCAAAACAGCAGAGGGCATCAACGCCGATAAGAGATATTTTTCGTCTTCACCTGCGCAGCCTTATAGTCGCAGGTGGCGTGCGTATTGGCAGCGACGTTCTATACAGCCTGGAGGACGTCGCCCGTCAAGCGGGCGTAGGCGCAGGCACGCTCTACCGGCACTTCCCGACGCGGGAGGCCTTACTGGAAAGCGTCTATCGTGCTGAGGTCGAAAAACTGGCGGCAGAGGAGCGGAGGCTGACCGAGTCGCTTCCCGCGCTCGATGCTTTGCGAGCATGGATGCTGCTGTTCGTCGACTACATTGCGACAAAGAAAATCATCGCACCGGCGCTGAACTCCATCGTCGGAGGAACACCGACCAAACTGTTCGAGTACTCGGGCAACTTGATTAAGGGGGCGATTCGGACCCTTGTGAGCCGAGCAATGGAAAGTGGTGACATCCGGCCAGACCTCGAACCACTCGACCTGCTTCGGGCGTTGGTGGGCGTTTCGAACGTCGCCTCGGCGCCTGATTGGCAACAGAGCGCGCGACGACTTGTCGACATACTGTTGCTGGGGTCGAAGCCGACCGACTGA
- a CDS encoding MFS transporter, producing MTAQYASTTATEDLDASHGSSTRAALSSFIGTTVEWYDYFLYGTAAALVFPNVFFNELTPEMATLASMASFAVAFILRPLGGMVIGHFGDRMGRKQMLVFTLLVMGLCTAAIGFLPSYNSIGYWSPGLLILLRVIQGFALGGEWGGAALMSVEHAPEGRRGLFGATMQMGVPAGLLVSTGAFALVSALPDEQFFAWGWRLPFIFSLALLFVGMYIRLQVSEPPNFEKVKAAGNVSRAPLLEVWQNEKKKTVIMIFFQSVANVGYFLITVYALTYITSTLHLPRSVASTGLLVAAAVDLFMQPVFGWLSDKVGRRVVYGFGALFFAVFAFPLFWMLDTGNPVLITLALSLGLGIGHASTGSLHGVIYAEQYPTRYRFSGSSTAYQLSGIISSAPTPMVAAWLVARSGSSLSVSWYVVAAAIVSLVCVLLVKETYREPIDR from the coding sequence ATGACCGCCCAATACGCATCAACTACCGCAACTGAAGACTTAGACGCGTCGCACGGTTCGTCAACACGCGCCGCGCTGAGCTCGTTCATCGGAACGACGGTTGAATGGTACGACTACTTCTTGTACGGGACGGCGGCCGCACTTGTCTTCCCCAATGTCTTTTTCAATGAGCTGACGCCTGAAATGGCCACGCTCGCCTCGATGGCGTCGTTCGCTGTCGCGTTCATCCTCCGGCCGCTGGGCGGGATGGTCATCGGTCACTTCGGCGACCGCATGGGCCGAAAGCAGATGCTCGTCTTCACGCTTCTTGTGATGGGTCTGTGTACGGCAGCGATTGGCTTCTTGCCGTCATACAACTCGATTGGCTACTGGAGCCCCGGACTTCTGATTCTGCTGCGCGTGATTCAAGGCTTTGCTCTCGGCGGTGAATGGGGGGGCGCGGCGCTGATGTCGGTCGAACATGCTCCAGAAGGCAGGCGCGGACTTTTTGGCGCCACCATGCAAATGGGTGTGCCCGCTGGCCTGCTCGTGTCGACTGGCGCCTTTGCGTTGGTTTCGGCGCTGCCGGACGAGCAATTCTTCGCGTGGGGTTGGCGCCTTCCTTTTATCTTCAGCCTCGCGTTGCTGTTCGTCGGCATGTACATCCGGCTCCAGGTGAGCGAGCCACCGAATTTCGAGAAGGTGAAGGCGGCGGGCAATGTCTCGCGTGCGCCGCTGCTCGAGGTCTGGCAAAACGAGAAGAAGAAAACGGTCATCATGATTTTCTTCCAATCCGTTGCTAACGTCGGCTACTTCCTGATTACGGTCTACGCGCTGACCTACATCACGAGCACGCTTCATTTGCCGCGCAGTGTGGCATCGACGGGCCTGCTGGTCGCCGCCGCGGTCGACTTGTTCATGCAACCGGTTTTCGGTTGGCTCTCTGACAAGGTCGGTCGCCGGGTCGTCTACGGCTTCGGTGCTCTCTTCTTCGCTGTGTTTGCGTTCCCACTGTTCTGGATGCTCGACACCGGTAACCCCGTGCTTATCACGCTCGCGCTCTCGCTTGGTCTTGGCATCGGGCATGCGTCGACGGGCTCCCTGCACGGCGTGATTTATGCCGAGCAATACCCGACCCGGTATCGATTCAGCGGGTCTTCAACTGCCTATCAGTTGTCGGGAATCATCTCCAGCGCCCCGACCCCGATGGTTGCAGCTTGGCTCGTTGCTCGCAGTGGTAGTTCGCTCTCGGTGTCGTGGTATGTCGTCGCAGCTGCGATTGTCTCCCTGGTCTGCGTGCTCCTCGTCAAAGAGACGTATCGCGAACCCATCGACCGTTGA
- a CDS encoding RES family NAD+ phosphorylase has protein sequence MTLMAWRVVTERYADSAFSGEGARLYGGRWNPKGVALVYTAQTQSLALLEMLVQDSPLRARYVMIPARIPETLIERVDAANLPRDWRELSARTELQQIGAKWAQKRTSAVLAVPSAVVPAETNYLLNPSHPDFAQIAIGARDEWETDPRLLRRAARNDS, from the coding sequence ATGACCTTGATGGCATGGCGGGTAGTGACAGAGCGGTATGCTGATAGCGCCTTTTCCGGCGAAGGTGCGCGCCTCTATGGTGGGCGGTGGAACCCGAAAGGGGTGGCGCTCGTATATACAGCACAGACACAATCGCTTGCGCTCCTCGAGATGCTCGTGCAGGACTCACCGCTACGGGCGCGGTATGTGATGATCCCGGCGCGAATTCCTGAGACCCTGATCGAGCGCGTCGATGCTGCGAATTTGCCGCGCGACTGGAGAGAGCTCAGTGCACGGACCGAGCTGCAACAGATTGGTGCTAAGTGGGCGCAGAAGCGAACGAGCGCGGTGCTTGCGGTGCCGAGCGCGGTCGTTCCTGCCGAAACTAACTATCTGCTCAACCCGAGTCATCCAGACTTTGCGCAAATCGCGATTGGGGCGCGCGATGAATGGGAAACTGACCCGCGGTTGTTGCGGCGCGCCGCTCGAAACGACTCATGA
- a CDS encoding antitoxin Xre/MbcA/ParS toxin-binding domain-containing protein → MTVTNKISADSLLGGRSVFRRAPRSGLEWVDIVRHGISSQALDSMLKSIAISQSELAQALDIPERTLARRKREGVFSREESAKLLRLARVAARAAEVFEDLDLAIGWLKMPAAALGDATPLSLLDTDIGADSVMDTLGRIEHGVFA, encoded by the coding sequence ATGACCGTGACCAACAAAATTTCGGCAGATTCGTTGTTGGGCGGACGCTCGGTATTCCGCCGCGCTCCTCGATCGGGCCTCGAATGGGTGGATATCGTCCGTCACGGCATCTCCTCCCAGGCGCTCGACTCAATGCTCAAATCCATCGCGATTTCGCAGTCAGAACTGGCGCAGGCGCTCGATATTCCCGAGCGGACCTTGGCGCGGCGCAAGCGCGAAGGCGTTTTCAGCCGCGAGGAGTCGGCTAAGTTACTACGACTCGCGCGTGTCGCGGCGCGCGCGGCGGAAGTATTCGAAGATCTCGATCTGGCGATCGGGTGGCTCAAGATGCCGGCAGCGGCACTAGGCGATGCTACTCCGCTCAGTCTTCTCGATACGGACATTGGTGCCGATAGCGTGATGGATACGCTCGGGCGCATCGAGCATGGTGTTTTTGCATGA
- a CDS encoding NAD(P)-dependent oxidoreductase, whose amino-acid sequence MKVAFIGIGRMGGRMAARLVGAGHQVRVFDPSQAAMDALAAKGAIATTSPAEAAKDSERILLSLPSPKTLRDAVTGSEGVLKTAAEGAIIVDFSTVDPATTKEIAAAAAAKSVTFVDSPVSGGVAGAENGKLVLMVGGSAKPLDELKPLFDVLAGRVVHCGDTGAGQLTKLSHNLLTAINTVALGEVLTASVKAGAKLDVLCDVLTAGLAGSKMLDYLPKTLFTEERPANFAIDLMHKDIKLCLDEFSNLPMPLGQLVLQTYNAARAKGLGGKDSTSVNEIYEALLGVRLSLPAAQ is encoded by the coding sequence ATGAAGGTTGCATTTATCGGTATCGGTCGCATGGGCGGACGCATGGCCGCACGTCTGGTTGGCGCAGGTCATCAAGTCCGCGTCTTCGACCCGAGCCAAGCCGCTATGGATGCGCTGGCAGCCAAAGGCGCTATTGCGACGACGAGCCCCGCGGAGGCTGCGAAGGATTCCGAGCGAATCCTGCTGAGCCTGCCGAGCCCGAAGACGCTGCGTGATGCCGTAACTGGCAGCGAAGGCGTTCTCAAGACGGCTGCTGAAGGCGCCATCATCGTGGACTTCAGCACGGTCGACCCGGCAACGACAAAAGAAATTGCCGCTGCAGCCGCTGCCAAGAGCGTGACGTTCGTCGACTCGCCGGTGAGCGGTGGAGTCGCCGGCGCGGAAAACGGCAAGCTGGTCCTGATGGTTGGTGGTTCCGCGAAGCCTCTGGACGAGCTCAAGCCGTTGTTCGACGTGCTGGCAGGTCGAGTCGTTCATTGCGGTGACACGGGCGCAGGTCAGTTGACGAAGCTCAGCCACAACCTTCTCACGGCAATCAACACGGTTGCCCTCGGCGAAGTTCTGACCGCAAGCGTGAAAGCGGGCGCAAAGCTCGACGTCCTCTGCGACGTCCTGACTGCAGGTCTCGCAGGCAGCAAGATGCTCGACTACCTGCCGAAGACCCTCTTCACGGAAGAGCGCCCGGCGAATTTTGCCATCGACCTCATGCACAAGGACATCAAGCTGTGCCTCGACGAATTCTCCAACTTGCCGATGCCGCTGGGCCAACTGGTTCTCCAAACCTATAACGCGGCGCGTGCCAAGGGGCTCGGCGGAAAAGACTCCACGAGCGTGAACGAAATCTACGAAGCGTTGCTCGGCGTTCGTCTGAGCCTGCCGGCAGCCCAGTAA
- a CDS encoding nucleoside 2-deoxyribosyltransferase: MKQLCRGRGFVGPYPLDGQVPSPLQRQDAARWIYAANIELIRSAEIVMANLNDFRVGEPDSGTAFEVGFATPLGKPVSANRSSEESLVEHVKAAAIGSEGVFCAGGCLREDFGLSINLMLACSAQGVIGGPAACLDAIRSLVDEGTPALGGLGLAKR; the protein is encoded by the coding sequence ATCAAGCAGCTCTGCCGCGGTCGCGGCTTCGTTGGTCCTTATCCACTCGACGGGCAAGTGCCCTCCCCGCTTCAACGGCAAGACGCTGCACGTTGGATTTATGCCGCGAACATCGAACTGATCCGGTCGGCAGAAATCGTGATGGCGAACCTCAATGATTTTCGTGTTGGTGAACCAGACAGCGGGACGGCTTTTGAAGTTGGTTTCGCGACCCCTCTCGGCAAGCCGGTGTCGGCCAATCGGTCGAGCGAAGAGTCGCTTGTTGAGCACGTGAAGGCAGCGGCGATCGGGTCCGAAGGCGTTTTTTGCGCCGGCGGCTGCCTCAGAGAGGACTTTGGCCTCAGCATAAATCTGATGCTGGCGTGCTCTGCGCAGGGTGTTATTGGCGGACCGGCCGCTTGCCTCGATGCAATTAGGAGCCTGGTCGACGAAGGCACCCCCGCTCTTGGTGGCTTGGGGTTGGCTAAGCGTTAG
- a CDS encoding glutamate cyclase domain-containing protein gives MTPTNEQITGERIDRLMTVEIRPLNGGLPAGYVVPMYQACRAHHGEPLSSLAARKLSEVLSKGDTVFIATGAGTAPKLPQGETDGPVGAAVLARALALAYGVRVVLVTEDAHAAPVRAVATLVTEEIGQTKLVSTVCFQLGLQSGQAKADDLMAEYRPAAVIFVERDGPNQEGFFHGVRGDCRNPEDVGHVYLLADVARKRGVLTIGIGDGGNEVGFGAVRDAITAIHPLGAKSLAGHASGVVTVTATDVVVSASVSNWGAYAVSAAIAAREARPEVLHGQELERRLIEATVQAGARDGATSRAEVAVDGINWEGHTAFVEMLRSIVAVSL, from the coding sequence ATGACTCCGACAAACGAACAAATCACGGGTGAGCGAATCGACCGCCTTATGACGGTTGAGATTCGCCCTCTGAACGGCGGCCTGCCAGCTGGGTACGTCGTGCCGATGTATCAGGCGTGCCGCGCACATCACGGCGAACCGCTCAGTTCGCTCGCTGCACGCAAGCTGAGTGAAGTGCTCTCCAAGGGCGATACGGTTTTCATCGCGACAGGAGCTGGTACGGCGCCGAAACTCCCGCAAGGCGAGACGGACGGGCCTGTTGGCGCAGCTGTGCTGGCCCGTGCACTGGCGCTCGCGTACGGCGTGCGCGTTGTACTCGTCACCGAAGACGCACATGCTGCCCCCGTTCGCGCCGTTGCAACTCTTGTGACCGAAGAAATCGGCCAGACGAAGTTAGTGTCGACGGTTTGCTTTCAATTGGGACTGCAGTCGGGACAAGCCAAGGCCGACGACTTGATGGCGGAGTACCGTCCGGCGGCTGTCATCTTTGTCGAGCGTGATGGACCGAACCAGGAAGGCTTCTTCCACGGCGTGCGTGGGGACTGTCGTAACCCGGAAGACGTTGGACACGTCTATCTGCTCGCGGATGTCGCTCGCAAGCGTGGCGTGCTCACCATCGGTATCGGCGACGGCGGCAATGAGGTCGGGTTCGGCGCCGTCAGAGATGCTATCACCGCTATTCATCCGCTAGGCGCCAAGTCGCTCGCTGGACATGCGTCCGGCGTGGTGACGGTAACCGCCACAGACGTGGTCGTCAGTGCGTCAGTCTCGAACTGGGGAGCTTATGCAGTCTCCGCCGCCATCGCTGCGAGAGAAGCACGCCCCGAGGTTCTGCATGGTCAGGAACTGGAGCGACGTCTCATCGAGGCAACCGTGCAAGCCGGGGCGAGAGACGGCGCGACCTCGCGCGCGGAAGTGGCTGTGGACGGCATCAATTGGGAAGGGCACACGGCTTTCGTTGAGATGTTGCGAAGCATCGTCGCAGTCTCTCTTTAA
- a CDS encoding aminotransferase class I/II-fold pyridoxal phosphate-dependent enzyme — translation MSSVKEAQSVSADTSAVKTDSFGNVIDPTVGFARGSIIRSSIDEALRLRHGQAVAAKRVKLLGAESIGVFTGNQRDFPIHADDIATLCEEWVGPGLAAEELRQVAIGHMGGKTDDAVAVFNRTSAGIIATIAALANGKAFVSVVPPGGRSHASVVRGSKIAGVPAREVHGDKEWAKTIDAERPALVVITTVTSSLERLDDHITREVAHYAQALGAIVFLDEAYGARLRTVLHGGALSLQLGADVSVTNCDKAGLSGPRAGVLVGRPELVTAAAAKGAEFGMEARAPIAAAVLRSLQKYEPRDLREESAAGQKLAEALEQKMGKDLVKRSDLGPMVDEDGVLRVLLKLAGREGEKPVVVPCEATSALGMVLLEDHGILTVNTHGQPGARVSLRLKPTLDALGRTGGLNAVVSAVQKSLEKVAGLIHDRDAIARLVVGK, via the coding sequence ATGAGCAGTGTTAAAGAAGCGCAGAGCGTCTCTGCTGATACCAGTGCCGTAAAAACGGATAGTTTTGGCAACGTCATCGACCCGACGGTCGGATTCGCTCGGGGCTCGATTATTCGGTCCAGCATCGACGAAGCTCTCAGATTGCGTCATGGCCAAGCCGTTGCTGCGAAGCGCGTGAAGTTGCTTGGGGCTGAGTCCATCGGCGTCTTCACGGGAAATCAACGTGACTTCCCGATTCACGCAGACGACATCGCAACGCTGTGCGAAGAATGGGTCGGCCCCGGCCTCGCCGCCGAAGAGCTCCGCCAAGTTGCAATCGGTCACATGGGCGGAAAGACTGACGATGCAGTTGCGGTCTTCAATCGAACAAGCGCCGGCATTATCGCTACGATTGCGGCGCTTGCTAACGGCAAAGCCTTTGTGTCAGTGGTGCCCCCTGGTGGACGCTCCCACGCTTCGGTCGTTCGCGGCTCCAAAATTGCCGGCGTCCCCGCCCGCGAGGTACACGGCGACAAGGAATGGGCTAAGACTATCGACGCGGAGCGGCCGGCGCTTGTCGTCATCACGACCGTCACGAGCAGCCTCGAGCGGCTCGACGACCACATCACTCGGGAGGTCGCTCACTATGCACAAGCGCTAGGTGCGATTGTGTTCCTCGACGAGGCCTATGGCGCTCGGCTGCGTACCGTCCTTCACGGCGGTGCCCTAAGTCTGCAACTGGGCGCTGACGTATCGGTGACCAACTGCGATAAGGCTGGCCTCTCCGGACCCCGCGCGGGTGTTCTCGTTGGTCGTCCGGAACTGGTGACTGCCGCCGCGGCAAAGGGAGCCGAGTTTGGAATGGAGGCGCGTGCCCCCATCGCAGCGGCGGTTCTGCGCTCGCTCCAGAAATATGAGCCTCGCGACCTTCGCGAGGAATCCGCGGCCGGTCAGAAGCTGGCTGAAGCGCTCGAGCAGAAGATGGGGAAGGACCTTGTGAAGCGCAGCGACCTGGGTCCGATGGTGGACGAGGATGGTGTGTTGCGGGTGCTCTTGAAACTGGCAGGCCGTGAAGGCGAAAAGCCGGTGGTGGTGCCTTGCGAGGCAACGTCTGCGCTGGGCATGGTGCTTCTCGAAGACCACGGCATCCTTACCGTGAATACTCATGGGCAGCCTGGCGCTCGGGTGTCGCTGCGACTGAAGCCGACGCTCGACGCATTGGGTCGCACAGGTGGGCTCAATGCGGTCGTGTCTGCGGTGCAGAAATCTCTCGAAAAGGTAGCCGGCCTTATCCATGACCGCGATGCTATCGCGCGTCTCGTTGTAGGGAAATGA
- a CDS encoding aldehyde dehydrogenase family protein, whose translation MNSRTEDLKAEVVLPKAGITGLLINNEWRTPAKGKTLDIENPSRREKLATIGASDADDVAAAVAAAKAAFPTWRRMASRARGALLTELGNRVTANAEEIARVLAAESGNALRTQSRPEVLGAAEVLRYYGGVVAEQKGETLPLGPGLFSYSTREPLGVVGAIIPWNSPVVLAAVKIGMALGTGNTLVLKPAEDAPLAVIKIAELATGLFPAGVFNLVTGTGIEAGAALSQNADVAKVSFTGSLEVGKLVAHAVADRIGRSTLELGGKSPCIVYPDAATPEYVDATVTGIINAMRFARQGQSCTAGSRLYVHKDVWDVVIPKLVAKVKELKTGDSLDEANDIGAIISEERYTAVRDFIKEAVDSGAKVLTGTVPPPVDEAKGFFPEPVIFAGVDNSWRVCREEVFGPVLVAIPWTDEQEVIQWANDTVYGLAAYVFTNDITKALKATEQIDAGWLQVNRAGGQIPGMSYGGAKQSGIGAEYSIEGALEAYTARKSVTINV comes from the coding sequence GTGAATTCCCGTACTGAAGACTTGAAAGCCGAAGTTGTCCTTCCGAAAGCTGGCATTACCGGCCTGCTCATCAACAACGAATGGCGCACGCCGGCGAAGGGCAAGACGCTCGACATCGAGAATCCGTCGCGTCGTGAGAAGCTCGCAACCATTGGGGCAAGCGATGCAGACGACGTCGCCGCAGCGGTGGCCGCGGCAAAGGCCGCATTCCCGACATGGCGCCGCATGGCTTCGCGTGCTCGAGGCGCGCTGCTGACGGAACTGGGCAATCGCGTCACGGCGAACGCAGAAGAAATCGCGCGCGTGCTCGCAGCAGAAAGCGGCAATGCCCTGCGTACGCAGAGCCGTCCTGAAGTTCTGGGCGCAGCCGAAGTGCTTCGCTATTACGGTGGCGTCGTTGCGGAGCAGAAGGGTGAAACGCTCCCGCTCGGTCCGGGCCTGTTCAGCTATTCGACTCGCGAACCGCTCGGCGTTGTCGGCGCCATTATTCCGTGGAACTCGCCGGTCGTTTTGGCCGCGGTGAAGATTGGCATGGCGCTCGGCACCGGTAACACGCTGGTCCTGAAGCCAGCAGAAGATGCTCCGCTGGCCGTTATTAAAATTGCGGAACTTGCGACCGGGCTGTTCCCGGCGGGCGTGTTCAATCTGGTCACCGGTACCGGTATTGAAGCAGGCGCTGCGTTGTCGCAAAACGCGGACGTCGCAAAGGTGTCGTTCACGGGTTCGCTGGAAGTCGGGAAGCTCGTCGCGCATGCTGTTGCAGACCGCATCGGTCGTTCGACGCTAGAACTGGGCGGCAAGAGCCCTTGCATCGTCTACCCGGACGCTGCTACGCCGGAGTATGTCGACGCGACCGTGACCGGCATCATCAACGCGATGCGCTTCGCTCGCCAAGGTCAATCCTGTACGGCAGGCTCGCGTCTGTATGTCCACAAGGATGTTTGGGACGTTGTGATTCCGAAACTCGTTGCAAAGGTGAAAGAGCTGAAGACGGGTGACTCGCTCGATGAAGCAAACGACATCGGCGCAATCATCAGCGAAGAGCGCTACACCGCTGTTCGCGATTTCATCAAAGAAGCAGTCGATTCGGGCGCCAAGGTTCTCACGGGCACAGTACCGCCGCCGGTCGACGAAGCTAAGGGCTTCTTCCCCGAACCGGTCATCTTCGCTGGAGTGGACAACAGCTGGCGCGTCTGCCGCGAAGAAGTCTTCGGTCCGGTCCTCGTCGCGATTCCTTGGACGGATGAGCAAGAGGTGATTCAGTGGGCCAACGACACGGTCTACGGCCTCGCGGCATATGTATTCACGAACGACATCACCAAGGCATTGAAGGCCACCGAGCAAATCGATGCAGGCTGGCTCCAGGTGAATCGTGCCGGTGGTCAGATTCCGGGCATGTCGTACGGTGGCGCGAAGCAAAGCGGTATCGGCGCGGAATACTCCATCGAAGGCGCACTTGAGGCGTACACGGCGCGCAAGAGCGTGACCATCAACGTCTAA